From one Erinaceus europaeus chromosome 4, mEriEur2.1, whole genome shotgun sequence genomic stretch:
- the BAG2 gene encoding BAG family molecular chaperone regulator 2, with product MAQAKINAKANEGRFCRSSSMADRSSRLLESLDQLELRVEALRDAATAVEQEKEILLEMIHSIQNSQDMRQISDGEREELHLTANRLMGRTLTVEVSVETIRNPQQQESLKHATRIIDEVVNKFLDDLENAKSHLMSLYSACSSEVPPGPVDQKFQSIVIGCALEDQKKIKRRLETLLRNIESSDKAIKLLEHSKGAGSKNLQQNAENKFN from the exons ATGGCTCAGGCGAAAATCAACGCGAAAGCCAACGAGGGGCGCTTCTGCCGCTCGTCCTCCATGGCGGACCGCTCCAGCCGCCTGCTGGAGAGCCTGGACCAGCTGGAGCTCAG GGTTGAAGCTCTGAGAGATGCAGCCACTGCTgttgagcaagagaaagaaattctcctggaaaTGATCCACAGTATCCAAAACAGCCAGGATATGAGGCAGATCAGTGATG gagaaagagaagaattacATCTGACTGCAAACCGATTGATGGGGCGAACCCTTACTGTTGAAGTTTCAGTAGAAACAATTAGAAACCCTCAGCAGCAAGAATCCCTAAAGCATGCCACTAGGATTATAGATGAAGTGGTCAATAAGTTTCTGGATGATTTGGAAAATGCCAAGAGTCATTTGATGTCTCTGTACAGTGCATGTTCATCTGAGGTGCCTCCTGGGCCAGTTGATCAGAAGTTTCAATCCATAGTAATTGGCTGTGCTCTTGAAGACCAGAAGAAAATTAAGAGAAGATTAGAGACTTTGCTTAGAAATATTGAAAGCTCTGACAAGGCCATCAAGCTGTTAGAGCATTCTAAAGGAGCTGGTTCCAAAAATCTGCAACAGAATGCTGAGAACAAATTTAATTAG